In Myxococcota bacterium, the DNA window CTGTTGCGGCCATTCCCGTCCACAGGGCTGTTGAGCGCTCTTTCGAGGGCGCAGATGCTCAGATGGACGACGGCGTGTCGGATGCTGAGTGGGGTTCGGGGAGTAACCGCGCGTGTCACTACATCGCCGCGACGAGGCTCTCAACGGCGGCCGACGCGAGAATCGGACGCCATGCCTCGTGCTGGGGTAGAATGACCACCAACGACACGGGACAACGCTCAGGGTCGTCCGATGATGCACGTAGCCTGTTGCTCGGTATCCGCGAAGTCTCTTCGGTCCAACTGGATCCGGGGTTCTGGCCAGGGCCTTTTCGTCCTCGCGCTGTCGGTATGGCTGTTTGGAGTCTCCTCTAGCGCGGCGGCCTACGAGCTGGAGGTGGTCGCGCAGACTGGTGACACGCTCGCCGGGGTTTCGCTCAGCACCTTCGGACGGGGCGCGTCCGTGAACGACGGCGGTGCCGTGGCGTTCGTGGGCCGAGATGCTGTTGCTGGTCGAGGGACTTTGTTCCTTCTGAAGGACGGCTCGGTTCTGCGCAGCTTTGATATCGGTTCCCCTTTCCGCGCGGCTGACTTCGTACAAGTAAACGAGCTTGATCAGATTTCTTGGCGGGAATCTTCCGACGATGGCTTGGTGACCTTCGTGAAGCGCCTTGACACAGCGACGGCGGGGCCTGCTATCGCTACGGGATCCTTCGCGCCCGCTTTTCCGGGGGATTTCGACTTCCTCCTTGAAGCGACGACGTTGAACAATACAGGCCAAGTTGTTCTGAGCGCTGACGATGGCGCATCCACGGGCCTTGCCACCCCAAACGGTGCAGGCGGGTTTCACCTGTCAAGCGGTCTTTCTGGCTTCCCGAATCTGTATCCGCTTGTCGCGGACAACGCGACGACGGTCGCGCGATTCGGCGGAAGTACCAACTCGCCCCTCTTCCTGTTCACGAGCCCGAACTTCTTCGGCACAGCCTTCTCGATCGCCGCGTCGCCGAACTACCTCGCCGTTGGCGAGAAGCCGGGGATCAGCGACGACGGCGCACTTCTAGCCTTCATGGGACATGAGAGCTCCCTGGGCGTCGGGATTTTCGCGGCCCAGGGCGAGACGCTCTTTGGAGGGCCGTTCGCTCCGTTTAAGGTGGCGGGTGATAGTGGCTTCAGCAGCTTTAGTCTTAGTCCGCGCGTCGGCGTCAACCACCGGGTGGACGGGTCGCCCGACAGCTACTCCGTTGTCTATCTAGCGACCAGCGACGTGGGGAGCCCTGGGCCGCTCGGGATCTACGCAAGTCGCGTCGATGGCCCGCCGATCGCCGCGCCCAGCATTGGCCCGCCCGTTCGCATCGTTCAAGTGGGGGATCTCATTCCCGGTCTCGGCACCGTAACGGATCTCGATCTCTACGATCCGGTCAACAACAGCGGCCAGGTCGCCTTTTGGGCGAACACCACGGGTGGGCAGGCGATAGTCCTAGCGACGCCGCGCTCGATTGACGTTGTTGACCCCGCCTGCAGCGATCAGGGAGTCTGTTTCGGCGCCTTGTACTCGCAGGTAGGACCTTCGTTCGTGATCGACGAATCCGATCTGGATGCGCTCGCCAATGCCAGCATCGAGCGAGATGGCGCTATCACAGATGGCGTGACTCGCCTTCTCCTCCGAGTGGAGAGCGGCGAAGCCGTCGACTTCGCTCTCGAGGATTCGCCTGGATCACCTGCTGGACCGGAGTGGGGAACACTCAGCCAGCTTGATGGAACGAACGGCGGCAGTGCGTTGACGGCCTTGCCGCGACCGGCGAACGGAAGCTCGTTCGCGTTCGCCGTCTACACTACGCCCGAGGACTTCCCGGGTCCAGAGCTCAATATCCAGGATGGCAGCAACGTGCGCATTGTCGCTACGACCCCCTCTGGATCCGTCGACTACGCCGAGTTCGTTCGTCTGCTACCGCCCCCCGTTGTCCTGGTGCACGGGTTGTGGTCCGGAAAAAAGGCGTGGAAGGACTTCGAGACGTACCTGGAGGTGCGTGGATTTCGCGTGTGCGAGGGCTGTCGGGTTGACTATGGGCGCCGGTTCCCAGCGGCATCCTTCGATCCGACGCTCCAAGGAGATGACGATCGGTTTGCCGTGGACATGCTGGCATTCGGCATTAGTGATGCACTGGAAGCTGTTCGAGCAGAGGGAATCGCGGGCACGCAGGTCGACGTGGTTGGGCATAGCATGGGCGGGCTTGTGGCGCGATCGTTCGTGGCGACACAGGATCCATTCGTTCCCTACTACACCCTTGCCAACCTCAACGAGGGCTGGATTCACAAGCTCATCACGGTGGGCACTCCGCATCTGGGATCGCCTCTTGCTGACTACCTCATCGAGAATCGGTGCAACGAGCTCGGCGACATTGTTCTTGATGGAGATCTGATCGTCGCGCCGGTCACGT includes these proteins:
- a CDS encoding alpha/beta fold hydrolase, encoding MVAQTGDTLAGVSLSTFGRGASVNDGGAVAFVGRDAVAGRGTLFLLKDGSVLRSFDIGSPFRAADFVQVNELDQISWRESSDDGLVTFVKRLDTATAGPAIATGSFAPAFPGDFDFLLEATTLNNTGQVVLSADDGASTGLATPNGAGGFHLSSGLSGFPNLYPLVADNATTVARFGGSTNSPLFLFTSPNFFGTAFSIAASPNYLAVGEKPGISDDGALLAFMGHESSLGVGIFAAQGETLFGGPFAPFKVAGDSGFSSFSLSPRVGVNHRVDGSPDSYSVVYLATSDVGSPGPLGIYASRVDGPPIAAPSIGPPVRIVQVGDLIPGLGTVTDLDLYDPVNNSGQVAFWANTTGGQAIVLATPRSIDVVDPACSDQGVCFGALYSQVGPSFVIDESDLDALANASIERDGAITDGVTRLLLRVESGEAVDFALEDSPGSPAGPEWGTLSQLDGTNGGSALTALPRPANGSSFAFAVYTTPEDFPGPELNIQDGSNVRIVATTPSGSVDYAEFVRLLPPPVVLVHGLWSGKKAWKDFETYLEVRGFRVCEGCRVDYGRRFPAASFDPTLQGDDDRFAVDMLAFGISDALEAVRAEGIAGTQVDVVGHSMGGLVARSFVATQDPFVPYYTLANLNEGWIHKLITVGTPHLGSPLADYLIENRCNELGDIVLDGDLIVAPVTFEKVLAAFNRPVGPGVFGLHTSSIAIERLGATPVPTHAVTGVAPVDSAVEFGLNTLIVLSRGPLTNIDNLLDPAGLHDTIVPRDSQLGGLLAASSTITNVVHTGETKSPDVFDQVESLLLADVSSPFFSTVPAFVGPGNPDFSCPPGPSAGSGTSSTATITLTPVSGTSVAPGAEVTVDFAISGGVPVEGALLLGGDEVQSALGAGPFNFTFDTPTDQAGALEVVALAFGDGGEQYLAGTTLQVAPSSAVATISSTTPEVSFPVPGRQFQLGVDATLTDGSAIDVTPSSAGTAYSTQSGGSAVISVDDEGLILGVAAGSDAVLISNATASVSVPVTVPEPHGLVMLGPGALVLTCLSRRRRVVQGGPSPPERRSLRGVGAT